In Streptomyces sp. NBC_00091, the following proteins share a genomic window:
- a CDS encoding SCO5389 family protein: protein MSLDVSPALLEQAERGEVDEAAFVDCVRTSLPYAWEMISSLVAQLEVEGGQFADNQTPPPDEQARGQLLRALASDAIRGALQRHFGVRLAFQNCHRVAVFPLDSSVDDRLAKFTSIRGQLLNQSPELRDC, encoded by the coding sequence ATGTCGCTCGACGTCTCACCGGCCCTACTCGAACAGGCCGAGCGAGGCGAGGTCGACGAAGCCGCATTCGTCGACTGCGTCCGGACCTCCCTGCCTTACGCATGGGAGATGATCAGCTCGTTGGTGGCCCAGCTGGAGGTTGAGGGCGGACAGTTCGCCGACAACCAGACGCCGCCGCCGGACGAGCAGGCGCGCGGGCAGCTGCTGCGCGCGCTCGCGAGTGACGCGATACGTGGTGCGCTGCAGCGGCACTTCGGGGTGCGCCTGGCATTCCAGAACTGCCACCGCGTGGCGGTGTTCCCGCTGGATTCCTCGGTGGACGACCGGTTGGCCAAGTTCACGTCGATCCGCGGCCAGCTGCTCAACCAGTCCCCGGAACTTCGGGACTGCTAG
- the nucS gene encoding endonuclease NucS, with amino-acid sequence MRLVIARCSVDYAGRLTAHLPSAPRLILVKADGSVSIHADDRAYKPLNWMSPPCTLKEGTGDDANVWTVVNKAGEKLIITMEEVLHDSSHELGTDPGLIKDGVEAHLQELLADRIDTLGEGYTLIRREYMTAIGPVDILCRDASGATVAVEIKRRGEIDGVEQLTRYLELLNRDPHLAPVRGVFAAQEIKPQARVLANDRGMDCVVLDYNAMRGIEDDKLRLF; translated from the coding sequence ATGCGTCTCGTCATTGCCCGCTGCTCCGTCGACTACGCGGGCCGGCTCACCGCCCATCTGCCCTCGGCACCCCGTCTGATCCTCGTGAAGGCCGACGGCAGTGTCTCGATCCACGCGGACGACCGGGCGTACAAACCGCTCAACTGGATGTCGCCTCCGTGCACCCTCAAGGAGGGGACCGGTGACGACGCGAACGTCTGGACCGTCGTCAACAAGGCGGGCGAGAAGCTCATCATCACCATGGAGGAAGTCCTCCACGACTCCTCGCACGAGCTGGGCACCGACCCGGGCCTCATCAAGGACGGCGTCGAGGCGCACCTCCAGGAGCTGCTCGCCGACCGCATCGACACGCTGGGCGAGGGCTACACCCTGATCCGGCGCGAGTACATGACGGCGATCGGCCCGGTCGACATCCTGTGCCGGGACGCCTCGGGCGCGACGGTGGCGGTGGAGATCAAGCGGCGCGGGGAGATCGACGGCGTCGAGCAGCTGACCCGGTACCTGGAGCTGCTCAACCGCGACCCGCACCTGGCGCCGGTCCGGGGCGTGTTCGCGGCGCAGGAGATCAAGCCGCAGGCGCGGGTCCTGGCCAATGACCGGGGCATGGACTGTGTCGTCCTCGACTACAACGCGATGCGCGGCATCGAGGACGACAAGCTCCGCCTGTTCTGA
- a CDS encoding ATP-binding protein: MDRTQGQTGQDEQPAGPPAGAGAARTQAPARVVTLTTGEFTLTVNPVDGSEIEPQRPGARQDPDRLPAKRDAAARAARDAAARPPVLPGPPVPALPLLERAEERERLVRLLGRGRSVRLTGPAGSGRSALLDAVAEACADLAPDGVVRLGGHGQQQPAELLHTLYATVYETRDERPDRTELLARVREIGAIVLLDDLELGGPALDELLRATPECAYLLAATPDTKAPSDDSHLEEVFLGGLGRAECVRLLEAATGRALTEEETAWAADLRFASEGLALRFVQAAALLRQRDELNRTSAGDEDEEPGVFEERPRDPRHVPLPTLAQAAAPAELLASRVSESARAALRIACALGGELPHHTHLPALVGDTHADTAVAELVGCGLITPVGPRYRLAEGVARQLEEAGYGESAAEEARTAARHYAWWTGHASVTPERVASEADAVLAALAGADVVAAVLLARTAAPAFAAAPHWEAWERVLRSGAEAARKAGEVAEQAYFHHELGVLALCEGRLDRARAELEASIGLRGALADKRGTVAGRRALALVTDREALGVEVSPPLRLAPPAAPPVPVAKPAAALAPAASEAVTQLTPVIGRAAPPTTLSQVFADAFPQAPLPAPAPAPAPLPAPLPAPLPRHPGPEPAGRRKTVLLAAAGALTVVALGTVVGLSLASGEDPEQPAAPAVSSTPDAPAAVPPQAPGNSGNDPAPAPPSEPGSSTAPPPQTPRPPGAEPGAGSGPGPGQAPHPTPPPRTPGPELPQPTPPAPKPTPPTTPPAPTTPPAPTPPEPTPSEPPTPPVTSTAAQSPTTPQSPTAI, encoded by the coding sequence ATGGACCGTACACAGGGGCAGACCGGTCAGGATGAGCAGCCCGCGGGCCCGCCCGCGGGGGCGGGCGCGGCGCGGACCCAGGCACCCGCGCGGGTCGTGACCCTGACCACCGGGGAGTTCACCCTCACCGTCAACCCCGTCGACGGCAGCGAGATCGAGCCCCAGCGGCCCGGCGCCCGCCAGGACCCGGACCGCCTCCCCGCCAAGCGCGACGCCGCCGCCCGCGCCGCCCGGGACGCCGCCGCGCGTCCGCCCGTACTGCCCGGGCCGCCCGTGCCCGCCCTGCCGCTCCTGGAGCGCGCCGAGGAGCGGGAGCGGCTCGTACGGCTGCTGGGGCGCGGGCGCTCCGTACGCCTGACGGGGCCCGCCGGATCCGGCCGTTCCGCCCTCCTCGACGCGGTCGCCGAGGCCTGCGCGGACCTCGCGCCCGACGGGGTCGTCCGGCTCGGCGGGCACGGACAGCAGCAGCCCGCCGAGCTGCTCCACACCCTGTACGCCACCGTGTACGAGACCCGGGACGAGCGCCCCGACCGTACGGAACTCCTCGCGCGGGTACGCGAGATCGGCGCGATCGTGCTCCTCGACGACCTGGAGCTCGGCGGCCCCGCCCTCGACGAGCTGCTGCGCGCCACCCCCGAATGCGCCTACCTGCTCGCCGCCACCCCCGACACCAAGGCCCCCTCCGACGACTCGCACCTGGAGGAGGTCTTCCTCGGCGGGCTCGGACGGGCCGAGTGCGTGCGGCTGCTGGAGGCGGCCACCGGCAGGGCGCTGACCGAGGAGGAGACGGCCTGGGCCGCGGACCTGAGGTTCGCCTCGGAGGGCCTGGCGCTGCGCTTCGTACAGGCGGCCGCGCTGCTGCGTCAGCGCGACGAGCTGAACCGGACCTCCGCCGGGGACGAGGACGAGGAGCCCGGGGTCTTCGAGGAGCGCCCCCGCGACCCCCGCCACGTGCCGCTGCCCACCCTGGCGCAGGCCGCGGCCCCCGCCGAACTGCTGGCCTCCCGGGTGAGCGAGTCGGCCCGGGCCGCCCTGCGGATCGCCTGCGCGCTGGGCGGGGAACTCCCGCACCACACGCACCTGCCCGCGCTGGTCGGGGACACGCACGCCGACACCGCCGTCGCGGAACTGGTGGGCTGCGGACTGATCACCCCGGTCGGGCCGCGGTACCGGCTCGCCGAAGGGGTCGCACGGCAGCTGGAGGAGGCCGGGTACGGGGAGAGCGCCGCCGAGGAGGCCCGTACGGCCGCCCGGCACTACGCCTGGTGGACCGGGCACGCCTCGGTGACCCCGGAGCGGGTCGCGTCGGAGGCCGACGCGGTGCTGGCCGCGCTGGCCGGGGCCGATGTGGTGGCCGCCGTACTCCTCGCCCGCACCGCGGCCCCGGCCTTCGCGGCGGCCCCGCACTGGGAGGCGTGGGAGCGGGTGCTGCGCTCGGGGGCGGAGGCCGCACGGAAGGCGGGGGAGGTCGCCGAGCAGGCGTACTTCCACCACGAGCTGGGCGTGCTCGCGCTGTGCGAGGGCCGGCTGGACCGGGCGCGGGCGGAGCTGGAGGCCTCGATCGGGCTGCGCGGGGCGCTCGCGGACAAGCGCGGGACCGTCGCCGGGCGGCGGGCGCTGGCGCTGGTCACCGACCGGGAGGCGCTGGGGGTGGAGGTGTCCCCGCCGCTGCGCCTCGCCCCGCCGGCGGCTCCGCCGGTCCCGGTGGCGAAGCCGGCTGCCGCCCTCGCTCCCGCGGCCTCGGAAGCCGTCACCCAGCTGACCCCGGTGATCGGGCGGGCCGCGCCGCCGACGACCCTGTCACAGGTGTTCGCGGACGCGTTCCCGCAGGCCCCGCTGCCCGCGCCCGCGCCCGCGCCCGCGCCCTTGCCCGCGCCCTTGCCCGCGCCCCTGCCCCGCCACCCGGGGCCCGAGCCGGCCGGGCGGCGCAAGACGGTGCTGCTGGCCGCCGCGGGTGCGCTCACGGTGGTGGCGCTCGGCACGGTCGTCGGCCTGTCGCTGGCGTCGGGGGAGGACCCGGAGCAGCCGGCGGCCCCCGCCGTGTCCTCGACCCCGGACGCCCCGGCGGCGGTACCGCCGCAGGCTCCCGGGAACAGCGGGAACGATCCGGCGCCCGCGCCCCCGTCGGAGCCGGGCTCCTCCACCGCGCCGCCCCCGCAGACACCGCGGCCGCCCGGCGCCGAGCCGGGCGCGGGCTCCGGCCCCGGCCCCGGCCAGGCCCCGCACCCGACCCCGCCGCCCCGCACGCCGGGCCCGGAACTCCCGCAGCCGACCCCGCCCGCGCCCAAGCCGACGCCGCCGACGACCCCGCCCGCGCCGACCACCCCGCCGGCGCCGACCCCGCCGGAGCCCACCCCGTCGGAGCCCCCGACACCCCCGGTCACCTCCACGGCGGCCCAGTCCCCGACGACCCCGCAGTCCCCGACGGCCATCTGA
- a CDS encoding LysE family translocator, giving the protein MVSTDRLLAFAAMSLLLIVIPGPSVLFVVGRALAQGRRAALTTVVGNTLGAYVLVVAVALGVGAVVERSVLLFTALKLIGAAYLVYLGVKAVRGRGSLHAAFTGGAPAAHGSLRTLGEGFAVGVANPKTMVFFAAVLPQFVDREQGHVVLQMLLLGLVFNLIAVVSDSVWGLVAATTRDWFAGSPRRLSMVGGIGGLTMIGLGVTVAATGRKD; this is encoded by the coding sequence ATGGTGTCCACCGACAGACTGCTGGCCTTCGCGGCCATGTCCCTCCTGCTGATCGTGATTCCCGGCCCCAGCGTGCTGTTCGTCGTCGGGCGGGCCCTGGCCCAGGGCCGCCGGGCCGCGCTGACCACGGTGGTCGGGAACACGCTCGGAGCGTACGTACTCGTCGTGGCCGTGGCGCTCGGCGTCGGGGCCGTCGTGGAGCGCTCGGTCCTCCTCTTCACCGCCCTGAAGCTCATCGGCGCCGCCTACCTCGTGTACCTGGGCGTCAAGGCGGTCCGCGGGCGCGGCTCGCTGCACGCCGCCTTCACCGGCGGGGCCCCCGCGGCCCACGGCAGCCTGCGGACCCTGGGAGAGGGCTTCGCGGTCGGCGTGGCCAACCCCAAGACCATGGTGTTCTTCGCCGCCGTGCTGCCCCAGTTCGTCGACCGCGAGCAGGGGCACGTCGTGCTCCAGATGCTCCTGCTCGGCCTGGTCTTCAACCTCATCGCGGTCGTCTCCGACAGCGTGTGGGGGCTCGTCGCGGCCACCACCCGCGACTGGTTCGCCGGATCGCCCCGCCGGCTCTCCATGGTCGGCGGGATCGGCGGGCTCACGATGATCGGCCTCGGCGTCACCGTCGCCGCGACCGGCCGCAAGGATTAG
- a CDS encoding STAS domain-containing protein — MHIRGDHAELAVGGRLDVRSAADARTVLHTALDDGHGDLVLDLTGLDSWDATGLGVIMGAHRRAGRTGRRLVLRGVPDRMQRLLVATRLHRILAIEGGLEAETLPRV, encoded by the coding sequence ATGCACATCAGGGGCGACCACGCCGAACTCGCTGTCGGGGGCCGCCTCGACGTGCGCAGCGCGGCTGACGCCCGTACGGTCCTCCACACCGCCCTCGACGACGGCCACGGCGACCTCGTGCTCGACCTGACCGGACTCGACTCCTGGGATGCGACCGGACTCGGCGTGATCATGGGAGCCCACCGGCGGGCCGGCCGGACCGGGCGGCGCCTGGTCCTGCGCGGGGTGCCCGACCGGATGCAGCGGCTGCTCGTCGCGACCCGGCTGCACCGCATCCTCGCGATCGAGGGCGGGCTGGAAGCGGAGACCCTGCCCCGGGTGTAG
- a CDS encoding 3-hydroxyacyl-CoA dehydrogenase family protein — translation MAGKLAVIGAGLMGSGIAQVSAQAGWDVVLRDVTDAALTRGTDGIKASYDKFVSKGKLTAEDAEAALARITTTTDLDAVADVDIVVEAVFEKIEIKHEIFRALDKIVREDTILASNTSAIPITKIAAATERPERVVGAHFFSPVPMMQLCELVRGYKTSDETLATTRAFAESVGKTCIVVNRDVAGFVTTRLISALVVEAAKLYESGVASAEDIDIACKLGFGHAMGPLATADLTGVDILLHATSNIYTESQDEKFAPPELMRRMVDAGDIGRKSGQGFYKH, via the coding sequence GTGGCTGGGAAGCTCGCCGTCATCGGCGCGGGACTGATGGGTTCCGGAATCGCTCAGGTCTCCGCTCAGGCGGGTTGGGACGTCGTCCTGCGGGACGTCACCGATGCCGCGCTGACCCGGGGCACCGACGGGATCAAGGCCTCGTACGACAAGTTCGTCTCCAAGGGCAAGCTGACCGCCGAGGACGCCGAGGCGGCCCTCGCCCGGATCACCACGACCACCGACCTCGACGCGGTCGCCGACGTGGACATCGTCGTCGAGGCGGTCTTCGAGAAGATCGAGATCAAGCACGAGATCTTCCGTGCCCTCGACAAGATCGTGCGCGAGGACACCATCCTCGCCTCCAACACCTCCGCCATCCCGATCACCAAGATCGCGGCGGCGACCGAGCGCCCCGAGCGGGTCGTCGGCGCGCACTTCTTCTCGCCCGTCCCGATGATGCAGCTCTGCGAGCTGGTACGCGGCTACAAGACGAGCGACGAGACCCTCGCCACCACCCGCGCCTTCGCCGAGTCCGTCGGCAAGACCTGCATCGTCGTCAACCGCGATGTCGCCGGCTTCGTGACCACCCGTCTGATCTCCGCGCTGGTCGTCGAGGCCGCGAAGCTCTACGAATCGGGCGTGGCCTCCGCCGAGGACATCGACATCGCGTGCAAGCTGGGCTTCGGGCACGCCATGGGCCCGCTGGCCACCGCCGACCTCACCGGCGTGGACATCCTGCTGCACGCCACCAGCAACATCTACACCGAGTCGCAGGACGAGAAGTTCGCGCCGCCGGAGCTGATGCGCCGCATGGTCGACGCGGGTGACATCGGCCGCAAGAGCGGCCAGGGCTTCTACAAGCACTGA
- a CDS encoding cob(I)yrinic acid a,c-diamide adenosyltransferase — protein sequence MVNLTRIYTRTGDQGTTALGDMSRTQKTDLRISAYADANEANAAIGTAIALGSLPEEVVKVLVRVQNDLFDVGADLCTPVVEDPQYPPLRVEQFYVDRLEADCDVFNEELEKLRSFILPGGTPGAALLHQACTVVRRAERSTWAALEVHGEVMNPLTATYLNRLSDLLFILARTANKEVGDVLWVPGGER from the coding sequence ATGGTGAACCTGACGCGTATCTACACCCGCACCGGCGACCAGGGCACGACCGCCCTGGGGGACATGAGCCGGACGCAGAAGACGGACCTGCGCATCTCCGCGTACGCCGACGCGAACGAGGCCAACGCCGCCATCGGCACGGCCATCGCGCTCGGCAGCCTGCCGGAGGAGGTCGTGAAGGTCCTGGTCCGCGTGCAGAACGACCTGTTCGACGTCGGTGCGGACCTGTGCACCCCGGTGGTGGAGGACCCGCAGTACCCGCCGCTGCGCGTGGAGCAGTTCTACGTGGACCGCCTGGAGGCGGACTGCGACGTCTTCAACGAGGAGCTGGAGAAGCTGCGCAGCTTCATCCTCCCCGGCGGCACCCCGGGCGCGGCCCTGCTGCACCAGGCCTGCACGGTGGTCCGGCGGGCCGAGCGCTCTACGTGGGCGGCGCTGGAGGTGCACGGCGAGGTGATGAACCCGCTGACGGCCACCTACCTCAACCGCCTGTCCGACCTCCTGTTCATCCTGGCGCGGACGGCCAACAAGGAGGTCGGCGACGTGCTGTGGGTGCCGGGCGGCGAGCGCTAG
- a CDS encoding sensor histidine kinase, which produces MIPRPHRDDVLLAAVSVLAGLLLWALGVYSTPSRHFVPDWAVLVPLAVLGALELLRRSAPNVTLSVGTLAVVADQFTVGNIASVIMFTDLMYAAVVYGKPAMARRLPVSTGLITVVVTIAALVWLRSPQALLIGVVTGIVSFGPALTGATLRNHREAAEAARLRAEQTALLAEMDRTQAVVAERARMARELHDMVANHLSAIAIHSTAAISIDSPATSREALGVIRENSVQGLAEMRRLIGLLRDAGAEQEAVAVPSLEGLDALLGQARTNGSASGLDFVLADERAPGPPLPAPVELAAYRIVQESLTNALKHAAPGTVRVRVAHGGGLLTVAVDSPYGERPGPRAPGSGAGLIGMRERTELLGGTFTAGASGRVWQVRAALPAEERAVRA; this is translated from the coding sequence ATGATCCCCCGACCGCACCGCGACGACGTCCTGCTCGCGGCGGTCAGCGTGCTCGCCGGTCTGCTGCTGTGGGCGCTCGGCGTCTACAGCACGCCCAGCCGGCACTTCGTGCCCGACTGGGCGGTGCTGGTCCCGCTGGCGGTGCTCGGCGCCCTGGAGCTGCTGCGCCGCTCCGCGCCCAACGTCACCCTGTCCGTCGGCACGCTCGCGGTGGTCGCGGACCAGTTCACGGTCGGCAACATCGCCAGCGTCATCATGTTCACCGACCTGATGTACGCGGCCGTGGTCTACGGCAAGCCCGCCATGGCGCGGCGGCTCCCGGTCTCCACCGGCCTGATCACGGTCGTCGTCACCATCGCCGCCCTCGTCTGGCTGCGCAGCCCGCAGGCCCTGCTGATCGGTGTGGTCACCGGCATCGTGAGCTTCGGCCCGGCCCTGACCGGCGCCACCCTGCGCAACCACCGCGAGGCGGCCGAGGCCGCCCGGCTGCGCGCCGAGCAGACGGCGCTGCTGGCCGAGATGGACCGTACGCAGGCGGTGGTCGCCGAGCGGGCCCGGATGGCCCGGGAACTGCACGACATGGTGGCCAACCACCTCTCGGCGATCGCCATCCACTCCACCGCGGCGATCTCCATCGACTCGCCCGCCACCAGCCGCGAGGCCCTCGGGGTGATCCGGGAGAACAGCGTGCAGGGGCTGGCGGAGATGCGCCGGCTGATCGGGCTGCTGCGGGACGCCGGGGCGGAGCAGGAAGCCGTCGCCGTGCCCTCCCTGGAGGGTCTGGACGCCCTGCTGGGGCAGGCCCGTACCAATGGGTCGGCGAGCGGTCTGGACTTCGTCCTCGCGGACGAGCGGGCGCCGGGTCCGCCGCTGCCGGCCCCGGTGGAGCTGGCGGCGTACCGGATCGTGCAGGAGTCGCTGACCAACGCCCTCAAGCACGCGGCCCCGGGCACGGTCCGGGTGCGCGTGGCGCACGGGGGCGGGCTGCTGACGGTGGCGGTCGACTCCCCGTACGGGGAGCGGCCCGGCCCGCGCGCCCCGGGCTCCGGGGCCGGGCTGATCGGCATGCGGGAGCGCACGGAGCTGCTGGGCGGGACGTTCACCGCGGGTGCGTCGGGCAGGGTGTGGCAGGTGCGGGCGGCGCTGCCCGCCGAGGAGAGGGCGGTGCGGGCATGA
- a CDS encoding response regulator transcription factor — protein MIRVVVAEDQRAVRAGLVLILRSAGDIEVVGEAADGEEAVRLADGLRPDLVLMDVQMPRLDGVSATRQVVERGLADVLVLTTFDLDEYVFGALRAGAAGFLLKDADAAELIAAVRTVARGEGLIAPAVTRRLIAEFAAPQVVRSPVRPEVAAAVESLTRREREVLGALGEGLSNAEIAVRLEMAEATVKTHVSRLLGKLELRSRVQAAVLAQELGI, from the coding sequence ATGATCAGGGTCGTGGTGGCGGAGGACCAGCGTGCGGTACGGGCCGGCCTGGTGCTGATCCTGCGCAGTGCGGGCGACATCGAGGTGGTGGGCGAGGCGGCCGACGGCGAGGAGGCGGTGCGGCTGGCGGACGGGCTGCGGCCGGATCTGGTCCTCATGGACGTGCAGATGCCGCGGCTCGACGGGGTGTCGGCCACCCGCCAGGTGGTGGAGCGGGGGCTGGCCGACGTACTGGTCCTGACCACCTTCGATCTCGACGAGTACGTCTTCGGGGCGCTGCGGGCGGGGGCCGCCGGTTTCCTGCTGAAGGACGCGGACGCGGCGGAGCTGATCGCGGCGGTGCGGACGGTGGCGCGCGGCGAGGGGCTGATCGCTCCGGCGGTGACCCGTCGCCTGATCGCCGAGTTCGCCGCGCCGCAGGTCGTACGCAGCCCCGTGCGCCCGGAGGTGGCGGCGGCGGTGGAGTCGCTGACCCGGCGCGAGCGGGAGGTGCTGGGGGCGCTGGGCGAGGGGCTGTCGAACGCGGAGATCGCCGTACGGCTGGAGATGGCGGAGGCCACGGTGAAGACGCACGTCAGCAGACTGCTGGGGAAGCTGGAGCTGCGCAGCCGGGTCCAAGCGGCCGTACTGGCCCAGGAGTTGGGGATATAG
- a CDS encoding glycoside hydrolase family 18 chitinase: MSTAPPRRNRLFRRLAATVAALALPVAGLVGLAGPAQAAASATATFAKVSDWGSGFEGKWTVKNTGTTTLTSWTVEWDYPAGTRVTSAWDATVTSSGDHWTAKNVGWNGTLAPGSTVSFGFNGTGTGAPSGCKINGGSCEGGTTPADNPPSAPGAPTATGVTENALTLSWPAATDDKGVKNYDVYRGGSKLTTVTGTTFADSGLTKGTTYTYTVTARDTADQTGPSSGGLSVTTPGGTTEPPDPGAKVKLGYFTDWGVYQRNYHVKNLVTSGSAAKITHINYAFGNVQNGKCTIGDSYADYDKAYTADQSVDGVADTWDQPLRGNFNQLRKLKAKYPNIKVIYSFGGWTWSGGFGQAAQNPAAFAQSCHDLVEDPRWADVFDGIDIDWEYPNACGLSCDTSGAASFKNLMSALRAKFGGSNLVTAAISADGSNGGKLDLADYGGAAQYVDFYNVMTYDFFGAWEAKGPTAPHSPLTSYAGIPIAGFNSEAAITKLKGKGIPGSKLNLGIGFYGRGWTGVTQDAPGGTATGPAAGTYEQGIEDYKVLKTSCPTTGTVAGTAYAKCGSNWWSYDTPATIAGKMTWLKNQGLKGAFFWEFSGDTANGELANAIHTGLR, encoded by the coding sequence TTGAGCACAGCACCCCCACGACGCAACCGTCTGTTCAGAAGGCTGGCCGCCACCGTGGCGGCCCTCGCCCTGCCCGTCGCCGGCCTCGTCGGCCTGGCCGGCCCGGCGCAGGCCGCCGCCTCCGCGACCGCGACCTTCGCCAAGGTCTCCGACTGGGGTTCCGGCTTCGAGGGCAAGTGGACGGTGAAGAACACCGGCACCACCACCCTCACCAGCTGGACCGTGGAGTGGGACTACCCGGCCGGCACCAGGGTGACCTCGGCCTGGGACGCCACCGTCACCAGCTCGGGCGACCACTGGACGGCCAAGAACGTCGGCTGGAACGGCACCCTCGCCCCCGGGTCCACCGTCAGCTTCGGCTTCAACGGCACCGGGACCGGCGCCCCCTCCGGCTGCAAGATCAACGGCGGCTCCTGCGAGGGCGGCACCACCCCCGCCGACAACCCGCCCTCGGCCCCCGGCGCCCCCACCGCGACCGGCGTCACCGAGAACGCGCTGACCCTGTCCTGGCCGGCGGCCACCGACGACAAGGGCGTCAAGAACTACGACGTCTACCGGGGCGGCAGCAAGCTCACCACCGTCACCGGCACCACCTTCGCCGACAGCGGCCTGACCAAGGGCACCACGTACACGTACACGGTCACCGCCCGCGACACCGCCGACCAGACCGGCCCCTCCTCGGGCGGGCTCTCGGTGACCACCCCGGGCGGCACCACCGAGCCCCCGGACCCGGGCGCCAAGGTCAAGCTCGGCTACTTCACCGACTGGGGCGTCTACCAGCGCAACTATCACGTGAAGAACCTGGTCACCTCCGGCAGCGCGGCGAAGATCACCCACATCAACTACGCCTTCGGCAACGTGCAGAACGGCAAGTGCACCATCGGCGACTCCTACGCCGACTACGACAAGGCCTACACCGCCGACCAGAGCGTCGACGGCGTCGCCGATACCTGGGACCAGCCCCTGCGCGGCAACTTCAACCAGCTGCGCAAGCTGAAGGCCAAGTACCCGAACATCAAGGTCATCTACTCCTTCGGCGGCTGGACCTGGTCCGGCGGCTTCGGGCAGGCCGCCCAGAACCCGGCCGCCTTCGCCCAGTCCTGCCACGACCTGGTCGAGGACCCCCGCTGGGCGGACGTCTTCGACGGCATCGACATCGACTGGGAGTACCCGAACGCCTGCGGGCTGTCCTGCGACACCAGCGGCGCCGCGTCCTTCAAGAACCTGATGTCGGCCCTGCGCGCCAAGTTCGGCGGCTCCAACCTGGTCACCGCCGCGATCTCCGCCGACGGCTCCAACGGCGGCAAGCTCGACCTCGCCGACTACGGGGGCGCCGCCCAGTACGTCGACTTCTACAACGTCATGACGTACGACTTCTTCGGCGCGTGGGAGGCCAAGGGCCCGACCGCCCCGCACTCCCCGCTGACCTCCTACGCCGGCATCCCGATCGCCGGCTTCAACTCCGAGGCCGCCATCACCAAGCTCAAGGGCAAGGGCATCCCCGGATCCAAGCTCAACCTCGGCATCGGCTTCTACGGCCGCGGCTGGACCGGAGTCACCCAGGACGCCCCGGGCGGCACGGCCACCGGGCCCGCCGCGGGTACCTACGAGCAGGGCATCGAGGACTACAAGGTCCTCAAGACCAGCTGCCCCACCACCGGCACCGTCGCCGGCACGGCCTACGCCAAGTGCGGAAGCAACTGGTGGAGCTACGACACCCCCGCCACCATCGCCGGGAAGATGACCTGGCTGAAGAACCAGGGCCTCAAGGGCGCCTTCTTCTGGGAATTCAGCGGCGACACCGCCAACGGCGAGCTGGCGAACGCGATCCACACCGGCCTGCGGTAG
- a CDS encoding DUF2550 domain-containing protein, with the protein MLLALLVSGLVVALVVIGLFVFGLRRRLIQRSGGTFDCSLRWGVAEEPDVSGKGWVYGVARYSGDRIEWFRVFSYSPRPRRLLERSSIEVLARRAPEGEEELALLSDAVVLGCSHQGTRLELAMSEDALTGFLAWLEAAPPGQRVNVA; encoded by the coding sequence ATGCTCCTCGCTCTGCTTGTGAGCGGCCTGGTCGTAGCCCTGGTGGTGATCGGGCTGTTTGTGTTCGGGCTGCGCCGCAGACTCATCCAGCGGTCCGGCGGGACCTTCGACTGCAGCCTGCGCTGGGGTGTGGCCGAGGAGCCCGACGTCTCCGGCAAGGGGTGGGTCTACGGGGTCGCCCGCTACAGCGGTGACCGCATCGAATGGTTCCGGGTGTTCAGCTACTCGCCGCGCCCGCGCCGGCTGCTGGAGCGTTCCTCCATCGAGGTGCTCGCGCGCCGCGCGCCCGAGGGCGAGGAGGAGCTGGCCCTGCTGTCCGACGCCGTCGTGCTCGGCTGTTCCCACCAGGGGACGCGCCTGGAGCTGGCGATGAGCGAGGACGCGCTGACCGGGTTCCTGGCCTGGCTGGAGGCCGCGCCGCCCGGGCAACGGGTAAATGTTGCCTGA
- a CDS encoding F0F1 ATP synthase subunit epsilon: protein MAAELHVELVAADRNVWSGEAALVVARTTSGDIGVMPGHQPLLGVLESGPVTIRTSEGGTVVAAVHGGFISFADNKLSLLAEIAELADEIDVERAERALERAKSEADAASERRADVRLRAAAGR from the coding sequence TTGGCTGCTGAGCTGCACGTCGAGCTGGTCGCGGCGGACCGCAATGTCTGGTCCGGCGAGGCCGCCCTGGTCGTCGCCCGCACCACGTCCGGCGACATCGGCGTCATGCCCGGTCACCAGCCGCTTCTCGGTGTGCTGGAATCGGGCCCGGTGACCATCCGCACCAGCGAGGGCGGCACTGTCGTCGCCGCGGTGCACGGCGGTTTCATCTCGTTCGCGGACAACAAGCTGTCCCTGCTGGCCGAGATCGCCGAGCTCGCCGACGAGATCGACGTCGAGCGTGCGGAGCGGGCACTGGAGCGCGCCAAGTCGGAGGCCGATGCGGCATCCGAGCGGCGCGCCGATGTCCGGCTGCGCGCGGCCGCGGGGCGCTGA